The Roseiconus lacunae genome has a segment encoding these proteins:
- a CDS encoding glycine zipper domain-containing protein — MNAFQRVVLAAGICLASLPSAFGQANQQRGVALGGIAGAIAGGIIGDHNDEAGAGAAIGGVVGAVAGGILGNASDKEADLARQRAAYYHAHQQQAAAQQQAIVMQSAVTLQDVISMSRSGLSDQVIINQVRQRGFVGKVAVNDIIALHQQGVSENVITQLQAAGSNPAPVQLAQPAPQTPVVIERHYTRPAPVIIEERVLRHYPRPHYYHHPRGGYRFYRH; from the coding sequence ATGAATGCCTTCCAACGAGTTGTTCTAGCTGCGGGGATCTGCCTCGCTTCTTTGCCGTCGGCGTTTGGGCAGGCCAACCAACAACGTGGGGTCGCTTTGGGCGGAATCGCCGGTGCGATCGCCGGAGGCATTATTGGGGACCACAACGACGAAGCCGGAGCGGGCGCCGCGATCGGTGGTGTGGTTGGCGCAGTCGCCGGTGGCATTCTTGGCAACGCTTCGGATAAAGAAGCCGATTTGGCTCGCCAACGTGCGGCGTACTACCACGCTCATCAGCAGCAAGCCGCGGCACAACAACAAGCGATCGTGATGCAGTCGGCGGTCACCTTACAGGACGTGATCAGCATGAGCCGTTCGGGGCTGAGTGATCAGGTCATCATTAACCAAGTTCGACAGCGTGGCTTTGTCGGGAAGGTTGCGGTCAACGACATTATTGCCCTGCACCAGCAAGGCGTCAGCGAAAATGTGATCACACAGCTTCAAGCGGCAGGCTCAAATCCTGCGCCAGTCCAACTGGCGCAGCCAGCCCCGCAAACGCCCGTTGTCATCGAGCGACACTACACCCGACCTGCACCGGTGATCATCGAGGAACGCGTGCTGCGACATTACCCTCGACCACACTATTATCATCACCCGCGTGGCGGATACCGTTTTTATCGCCATTGA
- a CDS encoding ABC transporter permease, producing the protein MYIFENPVLQRELLVNLRTKRAFVLLALYQLLLAAVVIAAWPSDERLDLTSSPPSATKLVNLFFLGQYVIASLMAPSFAAGTIAGEKERKTYEMLLASPMRPGAIVLGKMVASLTHLGMLIIGSLPIIVLCLPLGGVHVYEVLAAYLGLIISVILFGAIGVMCSSYFPRTSSALVVSYLVILPLVIGACVFWATLGTEGYLRLKLATVVVPAFGLTAVILMGAAAAGRMLYPPDVGSEGKEVIDLEKEAEEAVGLVIQPDQFPDRLFAPPKKNEMMADGANPVYDKELHSEIFSQGTLMLRLVIQISILLAIPMMGYFLFFQQHQAPWFCVYVIVFNMLVGPSFLAGSITSERERQTLDLLLTTPLSPLQILWGKFVVRFRISIVLTGFLLWPLILGASLNTAFWSNLITVALMFLIVATVCLVNCVVALTCSMFARKTSIALLTTYALLLLLYVVPPALSIVARMLDMPPSTVANVDWTGIASPFSALFWLPLNEDLVPNNQQINDGFMIGVIGYFAFSIIFVIVATAAMLLRLRGRKGLSDG; encoded by the coding sequence ATGTACATCTTTGAGAATCCTGTTTTGCAGCGTGAGCTACTCGTCAACTTGCGCACCAAGCGAGCATTCGTTCTGTTGGCTCTCTACCAGTTGTTGCTCGCTGCGGTCGTGATCGCCGCGTGGCCGAGCGACGAACGCTTGGATTTGACGTCTAGCCCACCGTCGGCGACAAAGTTGGTGAATCTATTTTTTCTTGGGCAATACGTCATCGCTTCGCTGATGGCACCTAGCTTTGCAGCCGGAACGATCGCCGGCGAGAAAGAACGCAAGACCTACGAAATGCTACTGGCCAGTCCGATGCGACCGGGGGCGATCGTCCTCGGCAAGATGGTCGCCTCGTTGACTCATTTGGGAATGCTGATCATCGGGTCGCTCCCCATCATCGTGTTGTGTCTCCCACTCGGTGGTGTGCACGTTTACGAGGTCCTGGCCGCTTACCTAGGCTTGATTATTTCGGTGATTCTCTTTGGTGCCATCGGGGTGATGTGCAGCAGCTACTTCCCGCGGACCAGTAGCGCGCTTGTGGTCAGTTACCTCGTGATTTTGCCATTGGTGATCGGAGCATGTGTGTTTTGGGCGACGCTGGGCACGGAAGGTTATCTGCGTCTAAAGCTAGCCACCGTGGTCGTTCCCGCGTTTGGCTTGACTGCCGTTATCCTGATGGGTGCCGCCGCGGCAGGGCGGATGCTCTATCCTCCGGATGTCGGGAGCGAAGGCAAGGAGGTCATCGACCTTGAAAAGGAGGCCGAGGAGGCCGTCGGACTGGTTATCCAACCCGATCAATTTCCGGACCGGTTGTTCGCGCCGCCCAAAAAGAACGAGATGATGGCCGATGGGGCCAATCCGGTTTACGACAAAGAACTGCACAGCGAAATCTTCAGCCAAGGCACGCTGATGTTACGGCTGGTCATTCAGATCAGCATTTTGCTGGCGATCCCGATGATGGGATACTTCTTGTTCTTTCAACAACATCAAGCTCCCTGGTTCTGCGTCTATGTGATTGTCTTTAACATGCTTGTCGGCCCTTCGTTTCTTGCTGGCAGCATCACCAGTGAACGTGAGCGTCAAACACTTGACCTGTTGTTGACGACGCCACTTTCGCCACTGCAGATCCTCTGGGGAAAATTTGTCGTACGGTTCCGAATCTCCATCGTGCTGACGGGATTCCTACTCTGGCCGTTAATTTTGGGAGCGTCCCTGAATACGGCGTTCTGGTCAAACTTGATCACCGTCGCATTGATGTTCTTGATCGTTGCCACAGTTTGCTTGGTCAACTGCGTGGTGGCACTGACCTGTTCCATGTTCGCCCGTAAGACATCAATCGCACTGTTGACAACGTACGCCTTGCTATTGTTGCTATACGTTGTTCCGCCGGCGCTTTCGATCGTCGCGAGAATGCTGGACATGCCACCGAGCACGGTTGCCAATGTCGACTGGACCGGGATTGCGAGTCCGTTCTCGGCGCTTTTCTGGCTGCCGTTAAACGAAGACCTCGTGCCGAACAATCAACAGATCAATGACGGATTCATGATCGGCGTGATCGGCTACTTCGCGTTCAGTATCATCTTCGTGATCGTCGCCACCGCCGCGATGCTCTTACGACTGCGGGGGCGTAAGGGGCTTTCCGACGGTTGA
- a CDS encoding ABC transporter ATP-binding protein — translation MITLTGFGKDYGDFTAVQSLDLHIDAGETFGFIGPNGAGKSTTIRFLATLLRASRGQGEVAGCDVMADPVGVRQAVGYMPDNFGVYDGMRVWEFLDFFAVAYRIGRKDRKQIIDNVLELLDLTHKRDDFVNGLSRGMKQRLCLAKTLVHDPPVLILDEPASGLDPRARVEVKELLKELRRMGKTILISSHILTELADCCTSIGIIERGQLLMSGPIDQVYRQIRRNRHVEIQFIKGKEAGLSILRSSPHLRAIEEAPTFVLAELETDDEGLAEIMETMIAEGVRLRSFNDRAPTLEDVFMTVTKGLVT, via the coding sequence ATGATCACACTCACTGGATTTGGCAAAGACTACGGCGACTTCACGGCGGTACAATCGTTGGACTTGCATATCGATGCCGGAGAGACGTTTGGCTTTATCGGTCCCAACGGTGCCGGGAAGAGCACGACGATTCGATTCCTCGCGACGTTGCTGCGGGCGTCACGTGGGCAGGGCGAAGTCGCCGGTTGCGATGTCATGGCGGACCCGGTTGGTGTGCGACAAGCGGTCGGATACATGCCCGACAACTTCGGTGTTTACGACGGCATGCGCGTGTGGGAATTTTTGGACTTCTTCGCGGTGGCCTATCGAATCGGCAGGAAAGACCGGAAGCAGATCATCGATAACGTCCTCGAACTACTCGACTTGACGCACAAACGCGACGACTTCGTCAACGGCCTGTCGCGAGGTATGAAGCAGCGGCTTTGTCTTGCCAAAACGTTGGTACACGACCCGCCCGTGCTGATCTTGGACGAGCCAGCCAGCGGTTTGGATCCTCGTGCTCGCGTCGAAGTCAAAGAACTACTGAAAGAACTCCGACGGATGGGCAAGACAATCCTCATCAGTAGCCACATCCTGACCGAGCTTGCTGATTGCTGTACTTCGATCGGCATCATCGAACGTGGTCAATTGTTGATGAGCGGACCGATCGATCAAGTGTATCGGCAGATTCGTCGCAACCGACACGTCGAAATTCAATTCATCAAAGGCAAAGAAGCCGGGTTGTCAATTCTCCGCAGTAGCCCCCACCTTCGGGCAATCGAAGAAGCACCGACGTTTGTTCTTGCCGAATTGGAAACGGACGATGAGGGATTGGCGGAGATCATGGAGACGATGATCGCCGAAGGCGTTCGGTTACGCAGCTTCAATGATCGCGCACCGACGTTGGAGGATGTGTTTATGACGGTCACAAAGGGTCTTGTCACGTGA
- a CDS encoding YfhO family protein → MKSRIVGFGFVGIVILATVFPLLSGRRIAFRDASHFYLPLYDYVARRTQSEWMPLWNPLDQTGLPLIGESSTAVLYPVRYAIYALPFSAELSLNLYLVFHLLLAGAGAAWLGRRYGLSGLGIVTAAIAYPLSGSVLSLCCNPPFLVGAAYLPFALSALLGRNHESTHRPSSPFIAGLFDVSLGGVSMAMMVLGGDPQSALHCVLVVIAATVASTYQRWRQPEVDSFHVQWRSHLWHRSLVITSSSVIAILLAAPQVAASIDWSRQSDRTSQSHQRNDIYDFSIAPWHIVETLSPRPFGHPFPINRRISKLIPGDGRMWTPTIYAGVLVGVSLLFYRRRECARRADFFGWLVVCSFLLCMGHFGLIWLVQQVPGVFPDADSSIGGLYWVLNQTVPGYDSFRYPAKWLPMFSIGAAMIAGRWLTTKPNAREQTRLLALAGLFLILAAIVHVVRTYWDHNLLSHRTPVPRDEYWGPLNLPQAFSLMRASFLWSMLMLITVFAIRRWQQRNDAKTPSDSRWSKRAGALLVAVLAIDCFVSGHGLLPTVSIRQERSIANRIAPETFRATRTLRTQNGAWPERWRRSDSPDRPLQVAASERVAWFGRWHLAEQQAVLNSMVSIRSRAWADFWNEVTRAEATMPPTQRAELWKSIRRWLGVDMVSHVDGTKAVASDGMAFAHVERRKINDAAFARVTTQWKPATNMRAIIESLSQSVVPDIPFVAIGDSKRDTEEDVVSREPERSMKCRLSQRARDRFAVHSELGCLLVRSVFQDGNWQAELKPAGEGSPRLTPVLPSSFLNQAVFVPAGDWEVTFEYRPWWKLPAIYAAVAGIVIVVTLPLIATVLRMRRLGDC, encoded by the coding sequence GTGAAGTCCCGAATCGTGGGATTCGGCTTCGTCGGTATTGTCATTCTGGCGACCGTGTTCCCGCTGCTTAGCGGACGTCGGATCGCGTTTCGTGATGCGAGCCACTTCTATCTTCCGCTTTATGACTACGTCGCCCGGCGAACTCAATCGGAATGGATGCCACTATGGAATCCGCTCGATCAAACCGGCTTGCCGCTAATCGGTGAATCATCCACGGCGGTGCTTTATCCGGTCCGTTATGCGATTTACGCGTTGCCGTTCTCGGCAGAGTTATCGCTTAACCTGTATCTGGTGTTCCACCTACTCCTAGCCGGCGCGGGGGCCGCGTGGCTGGGTCGCCGATACGGACTATCGGGGCTTGGTATCGTCACCGCAGCGATCGCCTATCCGCTTTCCGGAAGTGTCTTGTCATTGTGCTGCAATCCGCCGTTTTTGGTTGGTGCGGCGTACCTGCCGTTCGCGCTCTCGGCGTTGCTGGGCAGAAACCATGAAAGCACACATCGGCCATCTTCTCCCTTTATCGCCGGGTTGTTCGACGTAAGCCTTGGCGGCGTTTCGATGGCGATGATGGTGCTGGGGGGCGATCCACAATCGGCGCTTCATTGTGTGTTGGTTGTGATTGCGGCAACGGTCGCATCGACCTACCAACGATGGCGTCAGCCGGAGGTCGATTCTTTCCACGTTCAGTGGCGAAGTCATTTGTGGCATCGCTCCCTCGTAATCACTTCGTCGAGCGTGATCGCAATCCTGCTGGCGGCTCCGCAAGTTGCCGCTTCGATTGATTGGAGCCGTCAAAGCGACCGAACCAGCCAATCACATCAACGAAACGACATCTATGATTTTTCCATCGCGCCCTGGCACATCGTCGAAACGCTTTCCCCCCGACCCTTTGGGCATCCATTTCCGATCAACCGACGCATTTCGAAGTTAATTCCCGGTGATGGCCGCATGTGGACCCCGACGATCTATGCCGGAGTGCTGGTTGGCGTTTCGTTGCTATTCTATCGACGCCGGGAATGCGCTCGCCGCGCTGATTTTTTCGGTTGGTTGGTCGTCTGCTCGTTCCTGTTGTGCATGGGGCATTTCGGATTGATTTGGTTAGTCCAACAAGTTCCCGGAGTCTTTCCCGACGCGGACAGCAGTATCGGTGGCTTGTACTGGGTTCTCAATCAAACCGTTCCGGGCTACGACAGCTTTCGGTATCCTGCGAAATGGCTACCGATGTTCTCGATCGGTGCGGCTATGATTGCCGGGCGTTGGCTGACGACCAAGCCAAACGCACGTGAACAGACGCGATTGTTGGCGCTGGCGGGTCTATTCCTAATCCTTGCCGCGATCGTCCATGTCGTCCGCACGTACTGGGATCACAATCTGCTTTCACACCGAACCCCCGTACCACGGGATGAATATTGGGGGCCACTTAATTTGCCGCAAGCGTTTTCGCTGATGCGGGCATCGTTTCTTTGGTCGATGTTGATGTTGATCACGGTGTTTGCCATCCGCCGGTGGCAGCAACGAAATGATGCCAAGACACCATCTGATTCTAGGTGGTCGAAGCGGGCAGGTGCATTGCTGGTGGCTGTGTTGGCGATTGATTGTTTTGTCAGCGGCCACGGTCTACTGCCGACCGTGTCGATTCGGCAAGAGCGATCGATAGCGAATCGCATTGCCCCCGAAACCTTCCGGGCAACGCGTACCCTGCGAACGCAGAACGGTGCCTGGCCGGAGCGGTGGCGACGATCGGATTCTCCCGATCGACCGCTTCAAGTCGCCGCGAGCGAACGTGTCGCTTGGTTTGGTCGCTGGCATCTTGCCGAGCAACAAGCGGTGCTCAACAGCATGGTTTCGATTCGAAGTCGAGCTTGGGCTGACTTTTGGAACGAAGTCACTCGCGCGGAAGCGACGATGCCCCCAACGCAACGAGCCGAACTTTGGAAGTCAATCCGGCGGTGGCTGGGGGTCGACATGGTTTCTCACGTCGATGGCACGAAGGCCGTTGCCTCGGATGGGATGGCGTTCGCGCATGTGGAGCGACGCAAAATCAACGACGCAGCCTTCGCCCGCGTGACGACCCAATGGAAACCTGCGACAAACATGCGAGCGATCATCGAATCGCTTTCCCAATCGGTTGTTCCTGACATACCGTTTGTCGCCATCGGTGATTCTAAACGTGACACCGAAGAAGACGTGGTCTCTCGTGAACCTGAACGCTCTATGAAGTGTCGCCTTAGCCAACGAGCGCGTGATCGCTTCGCCGTCCACAGCGAATTGGGGTGCTTATTGGTCCGAAGTGTCTTCCAAGACGGAAACTGGCAGGCGGAACTGAAACCCGCCGGGGAAGGGTCGCCCCGCTTGACCCCAGTCCTGCCGTCAAGTTTTCTCAACCAGGCGGTTTTTGTTCCTGCCGGCGACTGGGAAGTCACGTTTGAATACCGACCATGGTGGAAACTCCCCGCAATTTACGCTGCCGTCGCAGGGATCGTGATCGTGGTCACATTGCCGCTGATAGCCACTGTTTTGCGAATGCGGCGGCTCGGTGATTGTTGA
- the dapA gene encoding 4-hydroxy-tetrahydrodipicolinate synthase, with protein sequence MTARRGSDFAGLSVAIVTPFKDGEVDYGRLKEQIEFQIEAGTRCLVPVGTTGESPTLTHDEHERVISETIQCVAGRAKVMAGTGSNSTAEALRLTQRAAKEGADATLQVAPYYNKPTQEGFFQHFKAVAEAVDIPVCVYNIPGRTGKEIDVSTIQRLSDLPGITMVKEATGKLDQCSAIVGTTDLTVLSGDDSLTLPMMSVGAEGVISVAGNLVPSDMIKLVTAATEGDFAEAQRMHHQLFALCSKMLGLATNPIPVKAAMRMVGRDSGDLRLPMTPLDSAGEAALQETLLAYGMASAAGA encoded by the coding sequence ATGACCGCTCGGCGTGGATCTGATTTTGCCGGCCTGTCCGTCGCCATAGTGACACCGTTCAAAGACGGTGAAGTTGACTACGGTCGTTTGAAAGAACAAATCGAGTTCCAGATCGAAGCCGGCACCCGTTGCTTGGTGCCGGTCGGAACCACCGGCGAATCGCCGACCTTGACGCACGACGAACACGAGCGTGTGATCAGCGAGACGATTCAGTGTGTCGCCGGGCGGGCCAAAGTGATGGCGGGAACGGGTAGCAACAGCACCGCCGAAGCATTGCGATTGACGCAGCGAGCGGCCAAGGAAGGTGCCGATGCGACGCTTCAAGTGGCGCCCTATTACAACAAGCCGACTCAAGAAGGCTTCTTTCAACACTTCAAAGCCGTCGCCGAAGCGGTCGATATCCCCGTTTGTGTCTACAACATCCCCGGCCGAACGGGAAAAGAGATCGATGTTTCGACCATCCAGCGTTTGAGCGATCTTCCTGGAATCACGATGGTCAAAGAGGCCACTGGAAAGCTAGACCAATGCTCGGCAATCGTGGGGACAACGGATTTGACGGTCCTCAGCGGCGATGATTCCTTGACCCTTCCGATGATGAGCGTCGGCGCCGAAGGTGTCATTTCTGTTGCCGGAAACTTGGTGCCGTCCGATATGATCAAATTGGTGACGGCTGCTACCGAAGGTGACTTCGCAGAAGCACAGCGCATGCACCACCAGTTGTTCGCGCTCTGTTCGAAAATGCTGGGCTTGGCAACCAACCCGATCCCGGTCAAAGCCGCGATGCGGATGGTCGGCCGTGATAGTGGTGACCTGCGACTGCCCATGACGCCACTTGATTCCGCAGGTGAAGCGGCTTTGCAAGAAACCTTGCTGGCCTACGGAATGGCCAGCGCCGCGGGTGCGTAA
- a CDS encoding prenyltransferase/squalene oxidase repeat-containing protein → MLPGIALAQDNSGDTASPTESKRKAIVNKGFQYLAKEGQDENGMFSSRVGPGVTALVVTAALQNGRDRSDPMVAKGLKALEGFVRPDGGIYGNGRLKNYETCVAMVAFSEANGDGKYNTVLKNAKDFVTGVQYGKAERDPSDPWYGGASYGGSGRPDLSNTGYLIEALHRMETSSSDPAIQAALAFISRTQNLNSKHNDTPFADKVDDGGFYYEIPLEKIDPSTSEERYTPNGGLRSYGSMSYTGLKSMIYAGLTKQDPRVKAAVQWVTDHYDVTSNPGMGSAGLYYYYHTFAAALDATGMESVKAADGTIHDWRADLVAELAKRQNEDGSWSNQNRRWFENDKNLATAFALLALSHASESQTP, encoded by the coding sequence ATGCTCCCAGGGATTGCATTGGCACAGGACAATAGCGGAGATACGGCGAGTCCGACAGAATCGAAACGCAAAGCAATCGTCAACAAAGGATTTCAGTATCTTGCAAAAGAAGGGCAGGACGAGAATGGGATGTTCTCGTCGCGAGTCGGTCCCGGTGTCACCGCGCTGGTGGTCACCGCGGCCTTGCAAAACGGACGTGATCGCAGTGACCCGATGGTCGCCAAGGGGCTTAAAGCGCTGGAAGGATTTGTGCGTCCCGACGGAGGTATCTACGGCAACGGGCGTTTGAAGAACTACGAGACCTGCGTCGCGATGGTAGCGTTCTCGGAAGCGAACGGGGACGGCAAGTACAACACGGTCCTAAAAAATGCCAAGGACTTCGTCACTGGCGTGCAATACGGAAAAGCTGAGCGAGACCCTTCGGACCCTTGGTATGGTGGCGCAAGTTACGGAGGCAGCGGACGCCCAGACCTGTCCAATACTGGGTACTTGATTGAGGCGCTGCACCGAATGGAGACCAGCAGCAGCGACCCCGCCATTCAAGCGGCGCTGGCATTCATTTCACGGACGCAAAACCTAAATTCCAAGCACAACGATACGCCGTTTGCTGACAAGGTGGATGACGGTGGGTTCTATTACGAAATCCCACTCGAAAAGATTGATCCTAGTACCTCAGAGGAACGCTACACGCCCAACGGCGGTTTGCGCAGCTATGGATCGATGAGCTACACGGGTTTGAAGAGCATGATCTATGCGGGTCTGACAAAGCAAGACCCACGCGTCAAAGCGGCCGTGCAGTGGGTCACCGACCACTATGACGTGACAAGCAATCCGGGAATGGGATCGGCCGGCTTGTATTACTACTATCACACGTTCGCGGCGGCCCTCGATGCGACTGGGATGGAATCCGTCAAAGCCGCCGATGGGACGATCCACGATTGGCGGGCCGATCTGGTTGCAGAACTTGCCAAACGGCAAAACGAGGATGGAAGTTGGAGTAATCAAAATCGTCGCTGGTTCGAAAACGATAAGAATCTCGCCACCGCGTTTGCGCTCTTAGCACTGTCGCACGCATCCGAATCGCAGACGCCGTAG
- a CDS encoding EF-hand domain-containing protein produces MNKFICFVVLAVVFPAPAIAQPPGAANERGFGPRRVGQRNSAAQQERKVSSALIKLLQYDADEDGNLTREELSDSRLQALFTRADKDSDDVLTKAELVAVVGGNPSSAPTRSAGEPTQRSGSPAVTDSKTSTVPLAVVIPDPLRDSLGLSQHQRDELARLQLEVDRKLKQILNAEQHSKAKQWTEERSRQAPASIQAR; encoded by the coding sequence ATGAATAAGTTCATATGCTTCGTTGTCTTGGCCGTTGTTTTCCCCGCCCCTGCCATCGCTCAACCGCCGGGGGCAGCCAACGAGCGTGGTTTCGGACCACGTCGCGTAGGACAACGGAACTCAGCCGCCCAGCAAGAGCGAAAAGTCTCGAGTGCGCTGATTAAATTGCTTCAATACGATGCTGATGAGGACGGGAATCTAACACGTGAAGAATTGTCCGATTCGCGATTGCAAGCCTTATTCACTCGTGCTGACAAGGATTCCGATGACGTCCTGACAAAAGCGGAACTGGTTGCCGTCGTCGGCGGCAATCCAAGCTCCGCGCCAACGCGATCAGCGGGGGAACCAACGCAACGATCCGGATCTCCGGCTGTGACCGATTCGAAAACGTCAACGGTTCCGTTAGCCGTGGTGATTCCCGATCCGCTCCGGGATTCACTTGGGCTGTCGCAGCATCAGCGTGACGAACTCGCTCGCTTACAACTTGAAGTTGATCGCAAGCTAAAGCAAATTCTGAACGCGGAACAACACTCCAAGGCTAAGCAGTGGACTGAGGAGCGATCACGCCAAGCACCAGCTTCGATTCAAGCACGATAG
- a CDS encoding dioxygenase family protein: MQRMLRRQALVTGSLAFWITPGLYAEQLLLPTPRLTEGPFYPDKLPLDQDNDLILIKDSTTPAVGQIAHFTGRILSRSGQPIRNATIEIWQCDANAVYLHSADSNGKKDQQDKHFQGYGKFETASDGGYRFRTIKPVPYPGRPAPHIHIKVSRGDRELLTTQCMIRGHEGNARDGVFRSAGDIVDHELIQADFTKVPDSKMDEYRAEFDIVIGRTPDDRQLQRPRNS; encoded by the coding sequence ATGCAACGGATGTTACGCCGACAGGCCCTCGTGACCGGGTCGCTAGCCTTTTGGATCACCCCGGGGCTGTATGCCGAACAGCTTTTGCTGCCGACACCCCGCTTGACCGAAGGTCCGTTTTATCCTGACAAACTACCGCTCGATCAAGATAACGACTTGATCCTAATCAAAGACAGCACGACGCCGGCGGTCGGTCAGATCGCACACTTCACCGGACGGATATTATCACGGAGCGGGCAGCCGATCCGGAATGCGACAATTGAAATCTGGCAATGTGATGCCAACGCGGTTTACTTGCATTCGGCAGACAGCAATGGCAAGAAGGACCAGCAAGACAAACACTTTCAGGGTTACGGAAAATTCGAAACTGCCTCGGACGGAGGTTACCGTTTTCGAACCATCAAGCCTGTCCCATATCCTGGTCGACCGGCCCCGCACATCCACATCAAAGTTTCACGCGGAGACCGGGAGTTACTGACCACTCAGTGCATGATTCGTGGCCATGAAGGAAACGCCCGCGACGGTGTCTTTCGCAGCGCCGGTGACATTGTTGACCATGAATTGATCCAAGCCGATTTTACGAAGGTGCCCGATTCTAAAATGGACGAGTACCGCGCGGAATTTGACATCGTAATCGGGCGAACGCCCGACGATCGCCAACTTCAGCGTCCACGTAATTCGTAA